A single genomic interval of Hafnia alvei harbors:
- the tcyN gene encoding L-cystine ABC transporter ATP-binding protein TcyN, with amino-acid sequence MSTIEVKNLTKSFNGNTVLHGVDLTVEKGEVVAIIGPSGSGKTTLLRSINLLEEPDGGTIQVGDVTIHGDQPLGRQKAAIRKLRQEVGFVFQNFNLFPHRTVLENIIEGPVVVKGEKRDVVIARARELLAKVGLKGKEDAFPKRLSGGQQQRVAIARALAMQPEVILFDEPTSALDPELVGEVLSTIRALAEENRTMVIVTHEMSFARDVANRAIFMDEGRIVEQGAAKELFAHPQHPRTKLFLEKFLGEKLVDEPLSYI; translated from the coding sequence GTGAGCACTATTGAAGTAAAAAATCTGACAAAATCCTTTAACGGAAACACCGTACTGCACGGCGTTGATCTGACGGTTGAAAAGGGTGAGGTGGTTGCGATTATTGGGCCAAGCGGCTCAGGTAAAACGACCCTGCTGCGTAGTATTAATTTATTAGAAGAGCCTGACGGCGGCACGATTCAAGTCGGCGATGTCACTATTCATGGCGATCAGCCTTTGGGCCGCCAGAAAGCGGCGATTCGGAAACTTCGCCAGGAAGTGGGTTTTGTATTCCAAAACTTCAACCTGTTCCCACACCGCACGGTATTGGAAAATATCATTGAAGGTCCGGTGGTGGTGAAGGGGGAAAAGCGCGACGTGGTGATTGCGCGAGCGCGTGAATTGCTGGCTAAAGTCGGTTTGAAGGGCAAAGAAGATGCTTTCCCTAAGCGTTTATCGGGTGGGCAGCAGCAGCGTGTGGCGATAGCCCGTGCGCTGGCTATGCAGCCTGAAGTGATCCTATTTGATGAGCCAACGTCGGCGCTGGATCCTGAGCTAGTGGGCGAAGTGTTAAGCACCATCCGTGCGCTGGCAGAAGAAAATCGCACTATGGTGATCGTGACCCACGAAATGAGTTTTGCCCGTGACGTTGCCAACCGAGCTATTTTTATGGACGAAGGCCGGATCGTAGAGCAAGGCGCGGCGAAAGAGCTGTTTGCTCATCCCCAACACCCAAGAACCAAGCTGTTTTTGGAGAAGTTTTTAGGGGAGAAGTTAGTGGATGAGCCGCTGAGTTATATTTGA
- the fliZ gene encoding flagella biosynthesis regulatory protein FliZ — protein sequence MTASLQKRRPLSRYLKDFKHSQCDCSHCGKSLDRMSLVFRGKILDREVLAGMDQLIDDRVWQELEQEITALCRFCSDVYCHCHADYFDILDFKQYLFEQTEMSHSSIREYIVRLRRLDDMLRASDFPAEKFCGSEQQWHMIEHIADANQNNYRIALRKYDQYLNWQKEAVY from the coding sequence ATGACGGCATCCCTACAAAAAAGACGACCTTTGAGTCGCTATTTGAAAGATTTTAAACATAGTCAGTGCGATTGCTCTCATTGTGGTAAATCGCTCGATCGTATGTCTTTAGTATTTCGCGGGAAAATTCTCGATCGCGAAGTGCTTGCAGGTATGGATCAACTGATTGATGACCGAGTTTGGCAAGAGCTCGAGCAGGAAATCACCGCGCTGTGCCGTTTCTGCAGCGATGTTTACTGCCATTGTCATGCAGACTACTTCGATATTCTCGATTTTAAGCAATATTTGTTTGAGCAAACAGAAATGAGCCATAGCTCAATTCGTGAGTATATTGTGCGTTTACGTCGCTTAGACGATATGCTGCGCGCCAGTGATTTCCCTGCCGAGAAGTTCTGCGGCAGTGAACAGCAGTGGCATATGATTGAACATATCGCTGATGCGAATCAAAATAACTATCGCATTGCGCTGCGAAAGTACGATCAATATCTAAACTGGCAAAAAGAAGCGGTCTATTAG
- a CDS encoding RNA polymerase sigma factor FliA: protein MSELYTADGVIDKNSLWQRYAPLVRHEALRLQVRLPASVELDDLLQAGGIGLLHAVERYDAMQGTAFTTYAVQRIRGAMLDELRSRDWVPRSVRRNAREVSAAMQRAEQRLHRAPTETEIAQELDMPLVEYQQILLDTNTSHLFSYDEWREEHGDSAEPVFQQHEDANPLKQLLEGDLRQRVITAIEALPEREKLVLTLYYQEELNLKEIGAVLEVGESRVSQLHSQAIKRLRTKLASQS from the coding sequence GTGAGTGAATTGTATACCGCCGACGGCGTGATCGACAAAAATTCCCTGTGGCAGCGCTACGCTCCGCTAGTGCGCCATGAAGCGCTGCGTTTGCAGGTTCGCCTGCCCGCCAGCGTTGAACTGGACGACCTGCTTCAGGCCGGAGGTATTGGGCTGTTGCACGCGGTCGAACGCTACGATGCCATGCAGGGGACGGCTTTTACCACCTATGCGGTTCAGCGCATTCGCGGTGCGATGCTCGACGAGCTCCGCAGTCGTGATTGGGTTCCGCGCAGCGTGCGTCGAAATGCCCGTGAAGTTTCAGCGGCTATGCAGCGCGCCGAACAGCGTCTGCATCGCGCACCAACAGAAACCGAAATAGCGCAAGAACTGGATATGCCCTTGGTGGAGTACCAGCAGATTTTGTTGGATACCAATACCAGCCATCTTTTTTCTTATGATGAGTGGCGAGAAGAGCACGGCGACAGCGCCGAACCTGTTTTCCAGCAGCATGAGGATGCTAATCCTCTTAAGCAGTTGTTGGAAGGAGACCTGCGCCAGCGTGTGATTACTGCGATTGAAGCACTGCCGGAACGTGAAAAACTGGTTCTTACGCTTTACTATCAAGAAGAGCTGAACCTAAAGGAAATCGGTGCGGTGCTTGAGGTCGGAGAATCTCGCGTTAGTCAGCTACACAGTCAGGCGATCAAACGCTTACGCACTAAGCTGGCAAGCCAAAGCTAA
- a CDS encoding flagellin FliC: MAQVINTNSLSLMAQNNLNKSQSSLGTAIERLSSGLRINSAKDDAAGQAISNRFTANIKGLTQASRNANDGISLAQTTEGALNEVNDNLQNIRRLTVQAQNGSNSDSDLQSIQDEITQRLSEINRISEQTDFNGVKVLSGTNKLTIQVGANDNETIDIDLQKIDATTLKLDTFSVANGVNVAGVGAAATTTPKMGAPVVQADANAAPKVSDGKLYTTDAGVKLVKSGTDYYDATVAADGKVTWDSTTKTATVAGDLATAKETASVSVGTTNIDLTNIPAGGTLKSYTDAKGVAGYVIEGTDAAGKATYTGASVDAAGKVTVGKALSATPKTTDPLAALDSALSQVDSLRSSLGAVQNRFDSVINNLNSTVNNLTASQSRIQDADYATEVSNMSRANILQQAGTSVLAQANQSTQNVLTLLR, encoded by the coding sequence ATGGCACAAGTAATTAACACCAACAGCCTGTCTTTGATGGCACAGAACAACCTGAACAAATCTCAGTCTTCACTGGGTACCGCTATTGAGCGTCTGTCTTCTGGTCTGCGTATCAACAGCGCGAAAGACGATGCGGCAGGTCAGGCGATCTCTAACCGCTTCACTGCAAACATCAAGGGTTTGACTCAGGCTTCTCGTAACGCCAACGACGGTATCTCTCTGGCGCAGACCACCGAAGGTGCTCTGAACGAAGTGAACGACAACCTGCAAAACATCCGTCGTCTGACCGTTCAGGCTCAGAACGGCTCTAACTCTGATAGCGATTTGCAGTCTATCCAAGACGAAATCACTCAGCGTCTGTCTGAAATCAACCGCATCTCTGAACAAACCGACTTCAACGGCGTTAAAGTGTTGAGCGGTACCAACAAACTGACTATTCAGGTTGGTGCTAACGACAACGAAACTATCGATATCGACCTGCAGAAAATTGACGCGACCACTCTGAAACTGGATACCTTCAGCGTTGCAAACGGCGTTAACGTTGCAGGCGTTGGCGCTGCTGCCACCACAACCCCTAAAATGGGCGCACCAGTTGTTCAGGCTGATGCGAATGCGGCACCAAAAGTATCTGATGGCAAGTTATATACCACCGATGCAGGCGTAAAATTAGTTAAATCTGGTACTGACTACTACGATGCAACCGTTGCTGCTGACGGTAAAGTGACTTGGGATTCAACCACTAAAACCGCAACCGTAGCGGGCGATCTGGCAACGGCTAAAGAAACTGCTTCAGTTTCTGTTGGCACAACCAATATCGATTTAACTAACATCCCAGCAGGCGGCACGCTGAAAAGCTATACCGATGCTAAAGGTGTAGCGGGTTATGTTATCGAAGGCACTGACGCAGCGGGTAAAGCAACTTATACCGGCGCAAGCGTTGATGCAGCAGGTAAAGTCACCGTAGGTAAAGCGCTGTCTGCAACGCCAAAAACCACTGACCCACTGGCTGCGCTGGACTCCGCGCTGTCTCAAGTTGACTCCCTGCGTTCATCTCTGGGTGCGGTACAGAACCGTTTCGATTCTGTTATCAACAACCTGAACAGCACCGTTAACAACCTGACCGCTTCCCAGTCTCGTATTCAGGATGCTGACTACGCGACCGAAGTGTCTAACATGAGCCGTGCAAACATTCTGCAGCAGGCGGGTACTTCAGTGTTGGCTCAGGCTAACCAGTCTACTCAGAACGTTCTGACTCTGCTGCGTTAA
- the fliD gene encoding flagellar filament capping protein FliD, protein MASISSLGIGSGLDLNGLLDKLSTAEQQRLTPYTTQQTSYKAQLTAYGTLKSSLEKFDNLSKDLAKADFFNTTKASIHDQFTVTTNAKAVAGNYSVEVKQLAQAQSLTTQQIVTDQAAQLGTPGASGRSIDLTQGTPPKTTSIPLGDGQTSLLEMRDAINGAKAGVTASIVRVGDNSYQLALTSSSTGSANQMTVKVNGDSKLGDLLDFDPSATSSSPTAIKQTVAAKDAIITMNGTEIVRSSNTITDAPQGTTIELKAKTKDGEPQNLILSADNSGAMDKIKSWVDSYNSLLDTFTSLTKYTPVKTGEVQSKTNGALLGDNTLRGVQAAIKGALSSAQDNPELKGLGNLGITTDGKTGKLTVDSDKLTKAFTDHPDQVANFFVGNGKDSGMATNIHNEIQSYIKAGGVIESTTKSINTNLDRLSVRIDSVSDSIQETIDRYKAQFVQLDTMMSKLNSTSSYLTQQFTAMNS, encoded by the coding sequence ATGGCTTCTATTTCTTCTTTAGGGATCGGCTCAGGTCTCGACTTAAACGGGCTGCTCGACAAACTGTCCACGGCAGAACAGCAACGCTTAACGCCCTATACCACGCAGCAAACCAGCTATAAAGCGCAGCTGACGGCGTATGGCACGTTAAAAAGCTCGTTGGAAAAATTCGATAACCTAAGTAAAGATTTGGCTAAGGCCGATTTCTTTAATACCACCAAGGCATCCATTCACGATCAGTTTACGGTGACGACGAATGCCAAAGCGGTTGCCGGTAACTACAGCGTCGAAGTTAAACAGTTGGCGCAGGCACAAAGCTTAACCACGCAACAAATAGTCACCGATCAAGCCGCACAGTTAGGCACCCCAGGCGCTAGCGGCCGTTCTATCGATCTGACCCAAGGTACACCGCCGAAGACAACCTCTATTCCTTTAGGCGATGGTCAAACTTCACTGCTGGAAATGCGTGATGCGATTAATGGGGCAAAAGCGGGAGTCACTGCCAGTATCGTTCGCGTCGGCGATAACAGCTATCAGCTAGCATTAACCTCTTCATCTACTGGCTCAGCCAATCAGATGACGGTAAAAGTGAATGGCGATAGCAAATTGGGCGATCTGCTTGATTTCGATCCTAGCGCAACGTCAAGCTCACCAACGGCGATAAAGCAAACGGTAGCAGCTAAAGATGCCATTATCACCATGAATGGCACCGAAATTGTACGCAGCAGCAATACCATCACCGATGCTCCACAGGGCACCACAATAGAGCTGAAAGCTAAAACCAAAGACGGTGAGCCGCAAAACCTGATCCTGAGCGCTGATAACTCAGGTGCGATGGACAAAATTAAAAGCTGGGTAGATAGCTATAACTCCCTGCTGGATACCTTTACCTCGCTGACCAAATACACCCCGGTAAAAACGGGTGAAGTACAGTCAAAAACCAACGGCGCCCTGTTAGGGGATAACACCCTACGTGGCGTGCAGGCAGCGATTAAAGGCGCATTGAGTTCGGCTCAGGATAACCCTGAACTCAAAGGCCTCGGCAATTTGGGGATTACCACCGATGGTAAAACCGGCAAATTGACCGTAGACAGCGACAAACTCACCAAAGCCTTTACCGATCATCCAGACCAAGTGGCTAACTTCTTTGTTGGCAATGGAAAAGATAGCGGTATGGCAACCAATATTCACAATGAAATTCAAAGTTATATCAAGGCCGGCGGCGTGATCGAATCAACTACAAAAAGCATTAATACCAACTTAGATCGCCTGAGCGTTCGTATCGACAGCGTCAGTGACAGCATTCAGGAAACCATCGACCGCTACAAAGCCCAATTTGTCCAGCTGGATACCATGATGTCAAAACTCAATAGCACCAGCTCATATTTAACCCAACAGTTCACCGCCATGAACTCATAG
- the fliS gene encoding flagellar export chaperone FliS: MYKATGSQAYAEIGLESGVMSASPHQLIVMLFDGAHSALVRARLHMQAGQTQLKGQSITKAINIIDNGLKAGLNLEKGGELAENLSALYDYMVKRLLHANLHNDEVTIQHVTDLLDNIADAWRQIGPQSQPTQQDHL; this comes from the coding sequence ATGTATAAAGCGACGGGCTCACAAGCCTACGCTGAGATTGGTTTGGAGAGTGGCGTGATGAGCGCCAGTCCTCACCAGCTCATCGTTATGTTATTTGACGGGGCGCATAGCGCCCTAGTTCGCGCCCGCCTGCATATGCAGGCAGGGCAAACGCAGCTCAAAGGTCAGTCAATCACCAAAGCGATTAACATCATTGATAATGGCCTGAAGGCGGGGCTTAATCTGGAAAAAGGCGGAGAGCTTGCAGAAAACTTATCAGCGCTGTATGACTATATGGTTAAACGCCTGTTACATGCTAATCTTCATAATGATGAAGTTACAATCCAACATGTCACGGACCTGTTAGATAACATTGCCGATGCGTGGCGTCAGATCGGCCCACAATCTCAACCTACTCAGCAGGACCACTTATAA
- the fliT gene encoding flagella biosynthesis regulatory protein FliT: MYGIQPLSHAYRHILSLSESMLELAKRSEWDSLVKLEMEYLQAVAKTTELMPISEVDSAMQAELRRILAKILDNEAEIKRLLQARMDELSQIIGKTSRQQAVTHTYGQFSDSEGYPGDLL; the protein is encoded by the coding sequence ATGTACGGAATACAGCCCTTGTCACACGCGTACCGTCATATCCTTTCGCTCAGCGAAAGCATGCTGGAGCTTGCTAAGCGTTCTGAGTGGGACTCGCTCGTTAAACTGGAGATGGAATATCTGCAAGCGGTGGCGAAAACCACCGAGCTGATGCCTATTTCGGAGGTGGATTCAGCCATGCAGGCGGAGCTACGCCGTATTTTAGCCAAAATTCTTGATAATGAGGCAGAAATCAAGCGCCTGCTTCAGGCACGCATGGACGAACTAAGCCAGATAATAGGAAAAACTTCACGACAACAAGCCGTCACCCACACATACGGACAGTTTTCCGACAGCGAAGGGTATCCTGGCGATTTACTTTGA
- a CDS encoding DUF333 domain-containing protein, translating into MKVGMFVIAGMSSLMLAGCVSGNAAPTADAAPTPTQGAIGMPNPASVYCLKLGGKEINKTTELGVSTDCLLPTGERIDEWALYRRDHS; encoded by the coding sequence ATGAAAGTAGGTATGTTCGTGATTGCTGGAATGAGTAGCCTCATGCTAGCGGGTTGTGTGTCAGGCAACGCGGCTCCCACCGCAGATGCTGCTCCTACTCCTACACAGGGAGCGATCGGGATGCCAAATCCAGCCTCAGTGTATTGTTTAAAACTGGGAGGCAAAGAAATTAACAAAACAACAGAGCTTGGCGTGAGCACTGATTGTTTATTGCCAACGGGGGAGAGAATAGATGAATGGGCACTATACCGACGTGACCATTCCTAA
- a CDS encoding DUF3313 domain-containing protein, producing MATLRNLKTALLIGALALTGCATKTATPDQYSGFLKDYSNLTETKSSSGLPVMRWVDPSFKSSHYDKLIYNPVTYYPEPKPTTQIGKNVLEGVLNYTNTKLKAAAAQRATLVTQPGPNTLIFRGAITAVDTSKEGLQFYEVIPIAMVVAGTQAATGHRTMDTNLFFEGELIDSQTNKVVMKVVRKGSGKQLSNSNQLLTVEDLRTVIDNMATDATMFDIK from the coding sequence ATGGCTACGCTTCGTAATCTCAAAACTGCGCTATTAATCGGCGCATTGGCTCTAACCGGTTGTGCAACCAAAACTGCAACACCTGACCAGTATTCAGGGTTTTTAAAAGACTATTCAAACTTAACAGAAACCAAGTCATCTTCAGGTTTGCCGGTTATGCGCTGGGTTGATCCAAGTTTTAAATCCAGCCACTACGACAAACTGATTTATAACCCAGTGACCTATTATCCTGAGCCTAAACCTACTACGCAGATTGGTAAAAACGTATTAGAGGGTGTGCTTAACTACACCAATACCAAGCTTAAAGCAGCGGCTGCCCAGCGTGCTACGCTGGTGACACAACCTGGTCCAAACACGCTAATTTTCCGCGGCGCTATCACCGCGGTTGATACCAGCAAAGAGGGATTGCAGTTCTATGAAGTCATTCCAATTGCGATGGTTGTTGCAGGAACACAAGCGGCAACGGGGCACCGTACTATGGACACTAACTTGTTCTTCGAAGGTGAGTTAATTGACTCTCAAACTAACAAAGTAGTGATGAAAGTGGTGCGTAAAGGCTCTGGCAAACAGCTGTCTAACTCTAATCAGCTGTTGACCGTAGAGGATTTGAGAACTGTGATTGACAACATGGCGACCGATGCCACGATGTTCGATATAAAATAA
- a CDS encoding DUF1869 domain-containing protein codes for MIENKGYAIAISNDSNQSSAEKIYLKPMALYIPDVATGLVIELINNLDDTNNDGEGFTLTVTNKNNGVSVDSHFLTLEDLKNPTTSADAVKDLVNIVRGYDTDEETNVCGW; via the coding sequence ATGATTGAGAATAAAGGCTACGCAATCGCTATCTCTAATGATAGCAATCAGAGTAGTGCGGAGAAAATTTACCTAAAGCCAATGGCATTATATATCCCAGATGTTGCGACGGGTTTGGTTATTGAGCTTATTAATAATCTCGATGATACAAATAATGATGGCGAAGGTTTTACACTTACGGTCACTAATAAAAATAATGGCGTGTCGGTAGATTCACATTTCTTAACACTTGAAGATTTAAAAAATCCTACGACTTCAGCGGATGCGGTTAAAGACTTAGTCAATATTGTTCGCGGCTATGATACCGACGAAGAGACTAACGTGTGTGGTTGGTAG
- a CDS encoding DUF1971 domain-containing protein, with product MQRIIIPTNYVHTRTTPLWTKETAPASIWKRHLDAGTRQGVYPRLCVMQGTIRYYGYADETSPEAIETLTIEAGQFGVFPPEKWHRIEALSDDTVFNVDFYVDPNILLEQ from the coding sequence ATGCAACGCATTATTATACCAACAAACTATGTTCATACACGCACGACACCCTTGTGGACAAAAGAAACAGCCCCAGCTTCAATTTGGAAACGCCATTTGGACGCGGGTACTCGTCAAGGTGTCTATCCGCGCCTGTGTGTGATGCAGGGTACTATCCGTTATTACGGCTATGCCGACGAAACCAGCCCTGAAGCTATCGAAACGCTAACCATTGAGGCAGGGCAGTTTGGCGTGTTTCCGCCTGAAAAATGGCACCGGATTGAAGCCTTATCTGATGATACGGTTTTTAACGTTGATTTTTACGTTGATCCCAACATCCTATTAGAACAGTAA